Proteins found in one Streptococcus anginosus subsp. whileyi MAS624 genomic segment:
- a CDS encoding magnesium transporter CorA family protein, producing MFIEKELKNGMSWINLDADILSQHPDSYKEYNIDEETIEYALDKNERAHMDYNRETGTVVFIFNVLNLKRDKDYYETIPMTFIVQKDKLLTVSNRANTYVVDMMKNYIEHHELVTVYKFLFASLELVCNSYYPIIEKMDETKDHINRLLHKTTTKKNLFALADLETSIVYLVAAAKQNRMLLEHIKGHAIYRHLDEIEKEQFDDVMIEARQLVAMTDLISQVLSQLSGSYNNILNNNLNDSLTVLTIISVLLAVLAVITGFFGMNVPLPLSNDKNAWIYIVVISLVLWVVLTKALKWLANKK from the coding sequence GTGTTTATTGAAAAAGAGTTGAAAAATGGAATGTCTTGGATAAACTTAGATGCAGATATTTTAAGTCAACATCCAGATTCTTATAAGGAATACAATATTGATGAAGAAACGATTGAGTACGCGTTAGATAAAAATGAACGAGCGCACATGGATTACAATCGTGAAACAGGAACAGTCGTTTTTATTTTCAACGTATTAAACTTAAAAAGGGATAAGGACTATTATGAAACTATTCCTATGACCTTTATTGTACAGAAAGATAAACTCTTAACAGTCAGCAATCGAGCAAATACTTATGTTGTAGATATGATGAAAAACTATATTGAACATCATGAACTTGTGACGGTGTACAAATTTCTATTTGCTAGTTTAGAATTGGTGTGCAATTCTTATTATCCCATTATTGAAAAAATGGATGAGACAAAGGATCATATCAATCGGTTATTGCACAAAACGACCACCAAGAAAAATCTCTTTGCTTTAGCAGACTTAGAAACTTCCATAGTCTATTTGGTAGCAGCTGCAAAGCAAAATCGTATGCTGTTAGAGCACATTAAAGGACATGCAATTTATCGTCATTTGGATGAGATTGAAAAAGAGCAGTTTGACGATGTCATGATTGAAGCTCGTCAGTTAGTAGCAATGACAGACTTGATTTCTCAAGTTCTCAGTCAACTATCTGGTTCCTACAATAACATTTTGAACAATAATCTAAATGATAGTTTAACCGTTTTAACAATCATTTCAGTCCTTTTAGCAGTCCTTGCAGTTATTACGGGATTCTTTGGCATGAATGTGCCACTTCCATTGTCTAATGATAAAAATGCTTGGATTTATATTGTTGTTATTAGTCTCGTTCTGTGGGTTGTATTGACCAAAGCTTTAAAATGGCTAGCCAATAAAAAGTAA
- a CDS encoding DEAD/DEAH box helicase, translated as MKFNELHLSAELLAEIDKAGFVEASPIQEQTIPLAMAGKDVIGQAQTGTGKTAAFGFPTLEKINTENPVVQALVIAPTRELAVQSQEELFRFGRSKGVKVRSVYGGSSIEKQIKALRSGAHIVVGTPGRLLDLIKRKALKLNHVETLILDEADEMLNMGFLEDIEAIISRVPEERQTLLFSATMPDAIKQIGVKFMKEPTHVKIAAKELTTELVDQYYIRVKENEKFDTMTRLMDVEQPELSIVFGRTKRRVDELTRGLKIRGFRAEGIHGDLDQGKRLRVLRDFKNGNLDVLVATDVAARGLDISGVTHVYNYDIPQDPESYVHRIGRTGRAGKSGQSITFVAPNEMGYLQIIESLTKKRMKGMKPATAEEAFQAKKKVALKKIERDFADENIRNQFEKFGKDARKLATEFTPEELALYILTLTVQDPDTLPEVEIAREKPLPFKYVSGANKGNRNSKNGRRSNDRRDRTNGRDNYKKSGRHDRFDKEKRYRKDHKKPRNTSSEKKTGFVIRNKGDK; from the coding sequence TTGAAATTTAATGAATTACATTTATCTGCTGAATTGTTAGCAGAAATTGACAAAGCGGGCTTTGTGGAAGCCAGCCCAATCCAAGAACAAACAATCCCGCTGGCTATGGCAGGAAAAGATGTGATTGGACAAGCTCAGACTGGTACAGGAAAGACAGCCGCTTTTGGTTTTCCGACTCTTGAAAAAATTAACACAGAAAATCCTGTTGTTCAGGCTTTAGTCATTGCACCAACTCGTGAATTGGCTGTTCAAAGTCAAGAGGAACTCTTCCGCTTTGGTCGAAGCAAAGGTGTGAAAGTCCGTTCTGTTTATGGCGGATCCAGCATTGAAAAGCAAATCAAGGCTCTCCGTTCAGGCGCGCACATTGTTGTTGGAACTCCAGGACGTTTATTAGACCTCATTAAGCGCAAAGCACTGAAACTCAATCATGTAGAAACGCTTATTTTAGACGAAGCGGATGAAATGCTCAATATGGGTTTCTTAGAAGACATTGAAGCAATCATCTCACGTGTGCCGGAAGAGCGTCAGACCCTTCTCTTTTCAGCTACTATGCCAGATGCTATCAAGCAGATTGGCGTGAAGTTTATGAAAGAGCCAACACATGTCAAAATTGCAGCAAAAGAATTGACAACGGAGTTGGTGGATCAATATTATATCCGTGTAAAAGAAAATGAAAAATTTGATACCATGACACGTCTCATGGATGTGGAACAACCAGAACTTTCTATCGTTTTTGGGCGTACCAAACGCCGAGTTGATGAATTGACTCGTGGACTTAAAATCCGTGGTTTCCGTGCAGAGGGGATTCATGGCGATTTAGACCAAGGAAAACGTCTCCGTGTTCTTCGCGACTTTAAAAACGGAAATTTAGATGTTCTTGTTGCGACGGACGTTGCTGCGCGTGGTTTGGATATTTCTGGTGTTACACATGTTTACAATTATGACATTCCACAAGACCCAGAAAGTTATGTACACCGTATTGGGCGGACAGGTCGTGCTGGAAAATCTGGTCAGTCCATTACATTTGTTGCACCAAATGAAATGGGTTATCTTCAAATCATTGAAAGTTTGACCAAAAAACGTATGAAAGGCATGAAACCAGCCACTGCAGAAGAAGCCTTTCAAGCTAAGAAAAAAGTTGCACTTAAAAAGATTGAGCGAGATTTTGCGGATGAAAACATTCGCAACCAATTTGAAAAGTTTGGCAAAGACGCTCGCAAGTTGGCAACTGAATTTACACCAGAAGAATTGGCTTTATATATATTGACCTTAACCGTACAAGATCCAGACACTCTACCAGAAGTAGAAATCGCGCGTGAAAAGCCATTACCATTTAAGTATGTTTCGGGAGCTAATAAAGGCAATCGTAATAGCAAAAATGGGCGTCGTAGTAATGATCGTCGTGACCGTACTAATGGGCGTGACAATTACAAAAAGAGTGGTCGCCACGATCGCTTTGACAAAGAAAAGCGTTACCGCAAAGATCACAAAAAACCTCGCAATACTTCAAGTGAGAAGAAAACAGGATTTGTCATCCGTAATAAAGGTGATAAGTAA
- the lacD gene encoding tagatose-bisphosphate aldolase has product MTTKQEKLKRLCDKNGIIGALAIDQRGALRRMLGEDTPVEQLETFKVLVSKYLTKYASSILLDPELGWKAAEARDKNAGLLVAYEKTGYDKTVPGRYPDLVENVSVQRLKANGADAVKVLLYIDIDEGRAVNDVKEAFIERIASECKAEDMPFFLELVSYDAKVTDEKEYAKLKPRKVIEAMKLYSQERFGVDVLKVEVPVNMKYVEGFAENEVLYTKEEAAAFYKEQSDATSLPFIFLSAGVSAQLFQDTLHFAKESGSTFNGVLCGRATWTGATKAYQEGGEAATIKWLETIGKQNIVELDAVLQETATPIVFK; this is encoded by the coding sequence ATGACAACAAAACAAGAAAAATTAAAACGTTTATGTGATAAAAACGGAATTATCGGCGCTTTGGCTATTGACCAACGAGGGGCTTTGCGTCGTATGCTTGGTGAAGATACTCCAGTTGAACAATTGGAAACCTTTAAAGTGCTAGTTTCGAAATACTTAACAAAATACGCTTCTTCTATCCTTCTTGATCCAGAGTTAGGTTGGAAAGCGGCGGAAGCTCGTGATAAAAACGCTGGATTATTAGTTGCCTATGAAAAAACAGGTTATGACAAAACTGTTCCCGGTCGCTATCCTGACCTCGTCGAAAATGTCTCCGTCCAACGTCTCAAAGCAAACGGTGCTGATGCTGTGAAAGTCTTACTCTATATAGATATTGACGAAGGTAGAGCAGTCAATGACGTCAAAGAAGCCTTTATCGAACGGATTGCTTCTGAATGTAAAGCAGAAGACATGCCATTTTTCCTTGAGTTGGTTTCTTATGATGCCAAGGTGACAGATGAAAAGGAATATGCCAAACTCAAACCTCGCAAAGTCATTGAAGCAATGAAGCTTTACTCACAAGAACGATTTGGCGTAGATGTTCTCAAAGTTGAAGTTCCAGTCAATATGAAATATGTTGAAGGATTCGCAGAAAATGAAGTTCTTTACACCAAAGAAGAAGCTGCTGCCTTCTACAAAGAACAAAGTGATGCAACTTCTCTTCCATTTATTTTCTTATCTGCTGGAGTATCCGCACAGCTGTTTCAAGATACACTTCACTTTGCTAAGGAATCTGGCTCAACTTTCAACGGTGTCCTTTGTGGCCGTGCAACTTGGACTGGTGCTACCAAAGCCTATCAAGAAGGTGGCGAAGCTGCTACAATTAAATGGCTTGAAACAATAGGTAAACAAAATATTGTTGAATTAGATGCAGTTCTCCAAGAGACTGCTACGCCTATTGTATTTAAATAA
- a CDS encoding DeoR/GlpR family DNA-binding transcription regulator, producing MKEGRHRVILQELDQQGVVSVKKLKELLDVTDMTIRRDLIDLEKQGLLTRVHGGAHKKVKNGLNEASHTEKTMLNIEEKRIIAQKCANLIFSGDTVFIGSGTTTDFIGDYLADKSVSIVTNSLPIFEKLKDNPNCDIILIGGRYRVKTQTFVGQFANKLLKEIKVSKAFIGVNGIDGHNVTTANEEEGNGNAIILNNAIEKYIVADNSKFDSYSFYCFYQLDDLDAVITDDHISPKVKEKYKSYTNVL from the coding sequence ATGAAAGAAGGACGGCATAGAGTGATTCTCCAAGAATTGGATCAGCAAGGAGTGGTTTCTGTCAAGAAATTAAAAGAGTTACTAGATGTAACAGATATGACGATACGTCGTGATTTGATTGATTTGGAAAAGCAAGGCTTGTTGACTCGTGTTCATGGAGGAGCTCACAAAAAAGTAAAAAATGGCTTGAATGAAGCCTCCCATACTGAAAAAACGATGTTAAATATTGAAGAAAAACGAATAATTGCTCAAAAATGTGCCAATTTGATTTTTTCTGGTGATACAGTTTTTATCGGTTCGGGAACAACGACGGATTTTATCGGAGATTATTTGGCTGATAAAAGTGTGAGTATTGTGACAAATTCGCTTCCTATTTTTGAAAAATTAAAAGATAATCCCAATTGTGATATTATTCTGATTGGCGGTCGTTATCGGGTGAAGACACAAACGTTTGTCGGACAATTTGCTAATAAATTATTGAAAGAAATCAAAGTTTCTAAAGCATTTATTGGTGTCAATGGAATTGACGGTCATAATGTCACGACTGCCAATGAAGAAGAAGGAAATGGCAATGCCATTATCTTGAACAATGCGATTGAAAAGTATATTGTGGCAGATAATAGCAAATTTGACAGCTATTCTTTCTATTGTTTCTATCAGTTGGATGATTTGGATGCAGTAATCACAGATGATCATATCTCACCAAAGGTCAAGGAAAAGTATAAATCATATACAAATGTTTTATAG
- the lacB gene encoding galactose-6-phosphate isomerase subunit LacB translates to MKIALGCDHIVTDTKMKISEHLKDLGHEVIDVGTYDFHRTHYPIFGRLIAENVVSGKADLGIALCGTGVGISASADKVPGTRVALVGDVLTARYAKKELNANIIAFGGRILGQNLIHNIVDVFLETEYEPTEANKRLIEKIDNSIEVSPEIAKNDHIFDEENAKWARGEYHD, encoded by the coding sequence ATGAAAATCGCTCTTGGCTGTGACCATATCGTAACAGATACAAAAATGAAAATTTCTGAACATTTAAAAGACCTCGGTCATGAAGTCATTGATGTCGGAACCTATGACTTTCACCGGACTCATTACCCAATCTTTGGTCGTCTGATTGCAGAAAATGTTGTTTCAGGAAAAGCTGATCTTGGAATTGCCCTTTGTGGTACAGGAGTCGGTATCTCTGCTTCTGCTGACAAAGTTCCTGGTACTCGTGTAGCTCTTGTTGGTGACGTTCTAACCGCACGCTATGCAAAGAAAGAACTCAATGCAAATATCATCGCTTTTGGTGGACGTATTCTTGGTCAAAATCTTATTCATAATATCGTTGATGTCTTTCTTGAAACAGAGTACGAACCAACAGAAGCCAACAAACGATTGATTGAAAAAATCGATAATAGCATTGAAGTTAGCCCTGAAATCGCTAAAAATGACCATATTTTCGATGAAGAAAATGCTAAATGGGCTCGCGGTGAATACCACGACTAA
- the lacA gene encoding galactose-6-phosphate isomerase subunit LacA, translating into MKVILGTDRDGFELKNKVKTHLLQLGYDIKDLNEQEGAADFVDSTDALVEELRKDDTARGILFDRFAVGSYMVANKHRGIICAAVSDEHSAMMTIRHNSTRIITLGGAIIGEELANACAEAYLKADYDAGRHQVRIDMLNKLC; encoded by the coding sequence ATGAAAGTTATACTAGGTACAGACCGTGATGGTTTTGAGTTAAAAAATAAAGTAAAAACTCATTTACTCCAACTTGGTTATGACATTAAAGATCTCAACGAACAAGAAGGTGCTGCTGATTTTGTCGACTCGACAGATGCTCTTGTTGAAGAATTACGAAAAGATGATACTGCTCGTGGTATTTTGTTTGATCGTTTTGCAGTTGGTTCTTATATGGTTGCGAATAAACACCGTGGCATCATTTGTGCTGCTGTTTCAGATGAGCATTCTGCCATGATGACCATTCGCCACAATTCTACACGCATTATAACTCTCGGTGGAGCTATTATCGGTGAAGAATTAGCAAATGCCTGTGCAGAAGCTTATTTAAAAGCTGACTATGATGCTGGACGCCACCAAGTTCGCATTGACATGCTTAATAAATTATGTTAA
- a CDS encoding PTS sugar transporter subunit IIA encodes MELYQLFDKDLVFCLHADSQEELFNQVANLLEERHIVTSSYKDALIEREKFFPTGLDMEFLGKDLPNVAIPHTDIVHNLAEKVVVVRLDQPVTFHNMIVPSNEVQVSLLFFIINNSNASQTNILAQLMDFFTADGNLESLSELDEADKLFHYISETINH; translated from the coding sequence ATGGAACTTTATCAGTTGTTCGATAAAGATTTAGTCTTTTGTCTGCATGCTGACAGTCAAGAAGAGCTTTTCAATCAGGTTGCAAATCTCCTTGAGGAGAGGCACATTGTAACGTCTTCTTATAAAGACGCCTTGATTGAGCGAGAGAAGTTCTTTCCTACGGGGCTGGACATGGAATTTTTAGGGAAAGATTTGCCGAATGTAGCAATTCCGCATACGGATATTGTCCATAATTTAGCAGAAAAGGTGGTTGTAGTCCGCTTAGATCAGCCGGTGACTTTTCATAATATGATTGTTCCGTCAAATGAAGTACAAGTATCGCTTTTGTTCTTCATTATCAATAATTCTAATGCCAGTCAAACGAATATCTTGGCTCAATTGATGGATTTCTTTACTGCTGACGGCAACCTAGAGTCCTTATCCGAGCTGGATGAGGCAGATAAACTATTTCATTATATATCGGAAACAATAAATCATTAA
- a CDS encoding PTS sugar transporter subunit IIB, producing MIKILAACGAGVNSSHQIKNALEEELSNRGYDVQCDAVMVKDVNEDLIKGYDIFTPIAATDLGFEPGIPVIEAGPILFRIPAMSAPVYDNIEAAIKEYGLS from the coding sequence ATGATTAAAATTTTAGCAGCTTGCGGAGCAGGAGTAAACTCAAGCCACCAAATCAAAAATGCTCTTGAAGAAGAACTTTCAAATCGTGGCTATGATGTCCAATGCGATGCGGTAATGGTCAAAGATGTGAATGAAGACTTGATAAAAGGTTATGATATTTTCACCCCAATAGCAGCCACGGATTTGGGATTTGAACCGGGGATTCCTGTTATTGAAGCAGGACCAATTTTATTCCGTATTCCAGCCATGAGTGCACCAGTATATGACAATATTGAAGCAGCTATTAAGGAATATGGACTTAGTTAA
- a CDS encoding PTS galactitol transporter subunit IIC, producing the protein MNVIIDLANRFFKPILDMGAPIIMLIVLTVLALCFGVKFSKALEGGIKLAIALTGIGAIIGMLNGAFSASLAKFVENTGIQLNITDVGWAPLATITWGSAWTLYFLLIMLIVNVVMLITKKTDTLDVDIFDIWHLSITGLLIKWYADNNGVSQGVSLFVATLAVVLVGVMKIINSDLMKPTFDDLLNAPSSSPMTSTHMNYMMNPVIMVLDKIFDKFFPWLDKYDFDAAKLNKKIGFWGSKFFIGFILGIVIGIMGTPHPVSGVAEAAKWSLVIKGWLSLGLTAGVCLELFSLIGSWFIAAVEPLSQGITNVATKHLQGRKFNIGLDWPFIAGRAEIWACANVLAPIMLVEAVLLSKVGNGILPLAGIIAMGVTPALLVVTRGKLIRMIVFGTLLLPLFLLSGTLIAPFVTDLAKGVDAFPKGVASTQLITHSTLEGPIEKLLGWTIGNATTGDIKAIFGVIVFLVFYIGIFAWYRKQMIKRNEEYATNAK; encoded by the coding sequence ATGAATGTCATTATTGACTTAGCGAATCGCTTCTTTAAACCCATTTTGGATATGGGTGCACCAATTATCATGTTGATAGTCTTGACGGTGCTTGCTTTATGCTTTGGAGTGAAGTTTTCCAAAGCCTTGGAAGGTGGTATTAAACTTGCCATAGCTCTTACGGGTATTGGTGCCATTATCGGTATGTTAAATGGTGCTTTCTCGGCTTCACTTGCGAAATTCGTTGAAAATACAGGAATTCAACTCAATATTACAGACGTTGGTTGGGCACCATTGGCGACGATTACATGGGGTTCTGCTTGGACGCTTTACTTCTTACTCATTATGCTCATCGTCAATGTTGTGATGTTAATTACGAAAAAAACGGATACCTTAGATGTTGATATTTTTGATATTTGGCATTTATCAATTACAGGTCTATTGATTAAATGGTATGCGGATAATAATGGTGTTAGCCAAGGAGTGTCGCTCTTTGTAGCAACGCTTGCAGTCGTACTTGTCGGAGTAATGAAAATTATTAACTCTGACTTAATGAAACCAACATTTGATGACTTGCTCAATGCGCCTAGCTCATCACCAATGACCTCTACTCACATGAACTACATGATGAATCCAGTTATCATGGTTTTGGATAAGATTTTTGATAAATTCTTCCCTTGGTTGGATAAATATGACTTTGACGCTGCAAAATTGAATAAGAAAATTGGTTTCTGGGGCTCTAAATTCTTCATTGGATTTATCCTTGGGATTGTAATTGGGATTATGGGAACGCCGCATCCAGTATCTGGCGTTGCCGAAGCAGCAAAATGGTCACTTGTTATCAAAGGTTGGTTATCTCTTGGTTTGACAGCTGGTGTCTGCTTGGAATTGTTCTCACTTATTGGTTCTTGGTTCATCGCAGCAGTAGAACCTCTTTCACAAGGAATTACAAATGTTGCAACAAAACATCTTCAAGGACGTAAATTCAATATTGGACTTGACTGGCCATTTATCGCAGGTCGTGCAGAAATCTGGGCATGTGCCAATGTTTTAGCACCAATTATGCTAGTAGAAGCAGTCCTTCTTTCTAAAGTCGGAAATGGTATTTTGCCACTTGCTGGGATTATTGCAATGGGTGTTACTCCGGCACTTCTGGTTGTTACACGCGGTAAGCTTATCCGAATGATTGTATTTGGAACTCTATTGCTTCCGCTCTTCCTTCTTTCTGGAACCCTTATTGCGCCATTTGTTACGGACTTAGCGAAAGGCGTAGATGCATTTCCTAAAGGGGTAGCTAGCACACAATTGATTACCCACTCTACTCTTGAAGGCCCAATTGAAAAATTACTTGGTTGGACAATCGGAAATGCTACAACAGGCGATATCAAAGCTATCTTTGGTGTTATTGTCTTTCTAGTGTTCTATATTGGTATCTTTGCTTGGTATAGAAAACAAATGATTAAGCGAAATGAAGAATACGCTACAAATGCAAAATAG
- a CDS encoding 1-phosphofructokinase family hexose kinase, with protein MIHLVCPNPALDRTVLLSQFKEDVVNRPSQVHENAGGKSFNVAYVLNCEKGEEQGNFCIHTMLGGKMGEYIEQLNKENSIPLVVTRVVKNTRTCTITIDTETGKTYLVYEKGFDLDEKLLDTFTANLLKSIKPGDNVVFSGSLMKGMPDDYIAQIGRLLPEDVNLVVDTSGAALKAAFSVQPDIVKINDEELTELTGCPVEIAEEAAKLLKEYTKIPYFIVTMGGKGVVARLKDDVFQLTFPTIHVKNPIASGDFFLGSLCHALESRGRVDREAVICACAYATANCLQWTPKVDKEDVKHIIQEIQLRSL; from the coding sequence ATGATTCATTTAGTTTGTCCAAATCCAGCTTTGGATCGGACAGTTTTACTTAGTCAGTTTAAAGAAGATGTGGTCAACCGACCAAGTCAAGTTCACGAGAATGCTGGTGGGAAAAGTTTTAATGTTGCTTATGTCCTGAATTGCGAGAAAGGCGAAGAGCAAGGAAATTTTTGTATTCATACGATGCTGGGTGGCAAAATGGGGGAATACATTGAGCAGTTAAATAAAGAAAACTCCATTCCGCTTGTTGTGACCAGAGTAGTGAAAAATACCCGTACTTGCACGATTACGATTGATACTGAAACTGGAAAGACTTATCTAGTTTATGAAAAAGGTTTTGATTTAGATGAAAAACTGCTGGATACATTTACAGCGAATCTTTTAAAATCTATCAAACCTGGTGACAATGTTGTCTTTTCAGGTTCTTTAATGAAAGGGATGCCAGATGATTATATTGCACAAATTGGTCGTCTTTTGCCAGAGGATGTGAATTTAGTAGTAGACACAAGCGGTGCCGCACTAAAAGCAGCTTTTTCAGTACAACCTGACATTGTAAAAATCAATGATGAAGAATTGACAGAATTAACAGGATGTCCAGTTGAAATTGCAGAAGAAGCAGCAAAACTTCTCAAAGAATATACTAAAATTCCCTATTTTATTGTGACAATGGGAGGAAAAGGAGTCGTAGCACGCCTGAAAGATGATGTTTTCCAACTGACGTTTCCAACAATTCATGTTAAAAATCCTATTGCGTCAGGCGACTTTTTCCTTGGAAGTCTCTGCCATGCTTTAGAAAGTAGGGGGAGAGTTGATAGAGAAGCTGTCATTTGTGCCTGTGCTTATGCAACAGCTAACTGCCTGCAATGGACTCCAAAAGTAGATAAGGAGGATGTAAAACATATTATACAAGAGATTCAATTGAGATCTTTATAA
- a CDS encoding sugar-binding domain-containing protein → MGELPGASERNYDDSSWKTLNLPHDFSLKQDYTQSGEAESGYKLGGIGWYRKTFSVNATIAKGRVYLKFDGSYMETEVFVNGHSLGVHPNGYTSFTFDVTKYLKVGEENTIAIKVTNKIPSSRWYSGSGIYRSLQLVFTPAVHLADNGIVMKTPDLSQTAQSGTGSQVHVTAKVYNQSGNASQIRVKSILYERKEDGSLGQKAAESELSQPVDVKSGEKVPVNQQFSIVKPKLWSSDNPTLYVLRTELYQNGQKIQTVDQETGFRYTSFNSETGFSLNGQTMKLKGVSMHHDQGALGSAAYYNAIERQVSILKRMGVNAIRVTHNPASRALKDIANRMGMLLIDEAFDGWRDYKNGNTYDYTRFFDKKIGNSVEGLSNVESPDQTWAEYHIKQMVRSGINDPSIIMWSTGNEVTEGTSKASAGTYPQLIAQLINWIDQVDGTRPATLGDNYLKNRDTTSVGMANALTNNKLQGVVGYNYANGSQYDEGHKLNPNWFIYGSETASSINSRGVYNVKNQEQRLDKQLSSYDQSKVGWGHLASEAWYDVIKRDFVAGEFVWTGFDYLGEPTPWNGIGSGSVGTWPAPKSSYFGIVDTAGFPKDSYYFYQSQWNQKVKTLHVLPGTWNESLIKKEGGKVEVAVYSNAAKVKLVHVSDKGVETDLGTKAFTKVTTKAGHSYQIYKGNDKQAAEHKNLYLTWKVPYKKVILKL, encoded by the coding sequence ATGGGGGAACTTCCAGGAGCATCAGAAAGGAATTATGATGATTCTAGTTGGAAGACTTTAAATTTACCGCATGATTTTAGTTTAAAACAAGACTACACCCAAAGTGGTGAAGCAGAGAGTGGTTATAAATTAGGCGGAATTGGCTGGTATCGTAAAACGTTTTCTGTGAATGCAACAATCGCAAAAGGACGTGTCTACCTTAAGTTTGATGGCTCTTATATGGAAACGGAAGTTTTCGTAAATGGCCATTCATTAGGAGTTCATCCAAATGGTTATACATCATTTACCTTTGATGTAACAAAATATTTAAAAGTTGGGGAAGAGAATACCATAGCTATTAAAGTGACGAATAAAATACCAAGTTCGCGCTGGTATTCTGGTAGTGGTATTTATCGTTCGCTTCAATTAGTATTTACACCTGCAGTCCATTTGGCGGACAATGGAATTGTGATGAAAACGCCAGATTTATCACAGACAGCTCAGTCAGGAACTGGAAGTCAAGTGCATGTTACTGCTAAGGTTTACAATCAATCAGGGAATGCTTCGCAGATTCGTGTAAAATCAATATTGTACGAGCGGAAAGAAGACGGTAGTTTGGGTCAAAAAGCTGCTGAATCAGAATTATCACAACCAGTTGATGTCAAATCAGGTGAGAAAGTACCTGTCAATCAACAGTTTTCAATCGTCAAGCCGAAGTTATGGTCGTCTGACAATCCTACTTTATATGTGTTGAGAACAGAACTGTACCAAAATGGCCAAAAGATTCAGACTGTCGATCAAGAAACTGGTTTTAGATATACATCTTTTAATAGTGAGACGGGCTTTTCACTCAATGGACAAACGATGAAATTGAAAGGTGTCAGTATGCACCATGACCAAGGTGCTTTAGGTTCAGCTGCTTATTACAATGCTATTGAAAGACAAGTCAGCATTCTAAAACGTATGGGTGTGAATGCTATTCGTGTTACTCATAACCCAGCTTCTCGTGCCCTGAAAGACATTGCGAATCGCATGGGAATGTTACTGATTGATGAGGCTTTTGATGGCTGGCGAGACTATAAAAATGGTAACACTTATGATTATACACGTTTTTTTGATAAAAAAATCGGAAACTCAGTAGAAGGGTTATCAAATGTAGAGTCACCTGATCAGACATGGGCAGAGTACCATATTAAACAAATGGTTCGGAGCGGGATTAATGATCCATCCATTATTATGTGGTCAACAGGAAATGAAGTAACAGAAGGAACTTCAAAAGCTTCTGCAGGCACTTATCCTCAACTGATAGCACAATTAATTAATTGGATTGACCAAGTAGATGGAACTCGTCCGGCTACTTTAGGTGACAACTATTTAAAGAATCGTGATACTACTTCTGTTGGAATGGCAAACGCCTTGACTAACAATAAACTTCAAGGTGTTGTTGGTTATAACTATGCAAATGGAAGTCAATATGATGAGGGACATAAGTTGAACCCAAATTGGTTCATCTATGGATCTGAAACAGCTTCTTCTATTAACAGTCGTGGTGTTTATAATGTTAAGAATCAAGAACAACGATTAGATAAGCAATTAAGTTCTTACGATCAAAGCAAAGTTGGCTGGGGACATCTTGCGAGCGAAGCTTGGTATGATGTGATTAAGCGCGATTTTGTAGCAGGTGAATTTGTATGGACGGGATTTGATTATCTTGGTGAGCCTACTCCATGGAATGGAATTGGATCTGGTTCTGTAGGGACATGGCCTGCTCCAAAGAGTTCTTATTTCGGAATTGTTGATACAGCTGGTTTCCCTAAAGATAGCTACTATTTCTACCAAAGCCAATGGAATCAAAAAGTTAAAACGCTTCATGTTTTGCCAGGGACTTGGAATGAGTCTCTCATTAAAAAAGAGGGTGGCAAAGTAGAAGTTGCGGTTTATTCCAATGCAGCCAAAGTAAAATTAGTTCATGTTAGCGATAAAGGTGTTGAAACTGATCTAGGTACAAAGGCATTTACAAAAGTTACTACCAAAGCAGGACATAGTTATCAAATCTATAAAGGAAATGATAAGCAAGCAGCAGAGCATAAAAATTTATATTTGACTTGGAAGGTACCATACAAAAAGGTTATCTTAAAGCTATAG